A window of Zingiber officinale cultivar Zhangliang chromosome 5A, Zo_v1.1, whole genome shotgun sequence contains these coding sequences:
- the LOC121980502 gene encoding calmodulin-like, with the protein MAEHLTEEQIAEFKEAFSLFDKDGDGCITTKELGTVMRSLGQNPTEAELRDMISEVDADQNGTIDFPEFLNLMARKMKDADSEEELMEAFKVFDKDSNGFISAQELRHVMTSLGEKLTDEEVDEMIREADIDGDGQVNYQEFVQMMLAK; encoded by the exons ATGGCGGAGCACCTGACTGAAGAGCAGATAGCTGAGTTCAAGGAGGCATTTAGCCTATTCGACAAGGACGGAGATG GCTGCATAACTACAAAAGAATTAGGCACTGTTATGAGATCCTTGGGCCAAAACCCAACTGAAGCTGAATTGAGGGATATGATCAGTGAAGTTGACGCTGACCAAAATGGAACAATTGATTTTCCTGAGTTCTTGAATTTGATGGCCCGTAAAATGAAG GATGCTGATTCTGAGGAGGAGCTGATGGAGGCATTCAAAGTGTTTGACAAGGATTCAAACGGGTTCATTTCTGCTCAAGAG CTCCGCCATGTGATGACAAGCCTGGGTGAGAAGCTGACAGATGAGGAGGTTGACGAAATGATACGAGAAGCAGACATTGACGGTGATGGACAAGTGAACTATCAGGAGTTTGTGCAGATGATGTTGGCCAAGTAA
- the LOC121979587 gene encoding zinc-finger homeodomain protein 5-like: protein MAHHQSVREVYRECVRNHSLRHGASYTIDGCCKFIPTAADDHLQCGACGCHRNFHRADYCIVATLPVVSGRRRPRTRFTEDQKQRMARYAERIGWRVPRGRAMRADEEEDQFSRFCREIGVSKQVFKVWVRNHKCSSASAPAAAQVASSAATTNSGAAIDGGEKEEVIKICDEAMEEETKDLD, encoded by the coding sequence ATGGCGCACCATCAGAGTGTGAGAGAGGTGTACAGAGAGTGCGTGAGGAACCACTCCCTGAGGCACGGTGCCAGCTACACCATCGACGGCTGCTGCAAATTCATTCCAACTGCCGCCGATGACCACCTACAGTGCGGTGCGTGTGGCTGCCACCGCAACTTCCACCGCGCGGACTACTGCATCGTTGCCACCCTGCCAGTGGTGAGCGGGAGGCGGCGTCCACGGACAAGGTTCACGGAGGATCAGAAGCAGAGGATGGCCAGGTACGCGGAGAGAATAGGGTGGAGGGTCCCGAGGGGTCGGGCCATGCGCGCCGACGAGGAGGAGGACCAGTTCTCGAGGTTCTGCCGTGAGATCGGGGTGAGTAAGCAGGTGTTCAAGGTGTGGGTGCGCAACCACAAGTGCAGCAGCGCCAGTGCTCCGGCAGCAGCACAGGTGGCGTCGTCAGCGGCCACCACCAACAGCGGCGCGGCAATCGATGGaggagaaaaagaggaagtgatcaagaTTTGCGACGAAGCAATGGAGGAGGAGACTAAAGATCTGGATTGA